From the Leptolyngbya sp. O-77 genome, one window contains:
- the hflX gene encoding GTPase HflX, whose translation MPIETIFGNLQGLKPSQIKQLQRLYHQRLPGDRLTTPEFAQRLAAVSTEIGQPVCAYINRRGQVIRVGVGTLRQTQIPPQDLPRYGAERLSGIRCVATKFKPEPPSSAALTAMALQRLDALVLLVMTGEGFERRGGGATGYIREAYLAHLIPHPEANWTVSPPLSLDRVSQQDFLELTEGLESEFRREFVAQQVEVDHDRALLVGIMTDNLSAQQFQAGLEELARLVETAGGDVVQVLSQKRAHPHPQTVVGEGKVQEIALAAQTVGANLIVFDRDLSPAQVRNLEAQIGVRVVDRTEVILDIFAQRAQTGAGKLQVELAQLEYTMPRLIGRGRDMSRLGGGIGTRGPGETKLETERRAIQRRIARLQQEVNQIQAHRARLRQRRQHRDVPSVAVVGYTNAGKSTLLNALTNAEVYTADQLFATLDPTSRRLVVTDAETQEPVELVLTDTVGFIHDLPPSLVDAFRATLEEVTEADALLHLVDLSHPAWQSQIRSVMKILSEMPITPGPALLVFNKIDQVDGDTLALAQSEFPQALFISAGDRLGLGTLRQRLLQLVHYAVSMNAEMGELPASDSPAQQSRRSYDFP comes from the coding sequence GTGCCTATCGAAACGATTTTTGGCAACTTGCAGGGACTCAAGCCCAGCCAGATCAAGCAGTTGCAGCGGCTCTATCACCAACGACTTCCGGGCGATCGCCTGACGACCCCCGAATTTGCCCAACGCCTCGCGGCCGTTAGCACTGAGATTGGTCAGCCCGTTTGCGCCTATATTAATCGCCGGGGACAGGTGATTCGTGTTGGAGTGGGCACTCTGCGACAAACTCAAATTCCGCCACAAGATCTCCCGCGATATGGCGCAGAGCGTCTCAGCGGCATCCGCTGTGTGGCCACCAAGTTCAAGCCCGAACCGCCCAGCAGCGCGGCCCTTACCGCAATGGCGCTGCAACGGCTAGATGCACTGGTGCTGCTGGTGATGACGGGCGAAGGCTTTGAGCGACGGGGCGGTGGTGCAACGGGCTACATTCGCGAAGCCTATCTGGCCCACCTGATTCCCCATCCGGAGGCCAACTGGACCGTTTCGCCGCCTCTCAGCCTCGATCGGGTCAGCCAGCAAGACTTTCTGGAGCTAACGGAAGGGCTGGAGTCAGAATTTCGCCGCGAGTTTGTGGCGCAGCAGGTCGAAGTCGATCACGATCGCGCGTTGCTGGTGGGCATCATGACCGACAACCTTTCGGCTCAGCAGTTTCAGGCTGGGCTGGAGGAACTGGCGCGGCTGGTAGAAACAGCAGGTGGCGACGTGGTGCAGGTTCTCTCGCAAAAGCGGGCCCACCCCCATCCCCAAACCGTTGTAGGGGAAGGAAAAGTCCAGGAAATTGCCCTGGCCGCTCAGACCGTTGGCGCAAACCTGATCGTCTTTGATCGGGACTTGTCGCCTGCTCAGGTGCGAAATCTGGAAGCGCAAATCGGCGTGCGGGTGGTCGATCGCACGGAAGTGATCCTGGATATCTTTGCCCAACGCGCCCAGACGGGGGCTGGCAAGCTCCAGGTGGAACTGGCTCAGTTGGAATACACCATGCCCCGACTGATAGGTCGAGGGCGTGACATGTCTCGCTTGGGCGGCGGCATTGGCACGCGAGGCCCTGGGGAAACCAAGCTGGAAACTGAACGACGTGCCATTCAACGGCGAATTGCCCGACTGCAACAGGAAGTCAACCAGATCCAGGCGCATCGGGCCCGGCTGCGACAGCGCCGCCAGCATCGGGACGTGCCTTCGGTGGCGGTGGTGGGCTATACCAACGCGGGCAAATCTACCCTGCTGAATGCGCTAACCAATGCGGAAGTCTATACTGCCGACCAGCTCTTTGCCACGCTCGACCCCACGAGCCGCCGCCTGGTGGTGACGGATGCCGAAACCCAGGAGCCTGTGGAACTGGTGCTGACAGATACGGTGGGCTTTATCCACGACCTGCCGCCGTCGCTGGTGGATGCCTTTCGGGCGACGCTAGAAGAGGTGACCGAAGCAGACGCGCTGCTGCACCTGGTGGATTTGTCGCATCCAGCCTGGCAGAGCCAAATCCGCTCGGTGATGAAGATTTTGAGCGAAATGCCGATTACGCCAGGGCCGGCGCTGCTGGTGTTTAACAAGATTGACCAAGTGGATGGCGACACGCTGGCGCTGGCTCAGTCGGAGTTTCCGCAGGCGTTGTTTATCTCGGCGGGCGATCGCCTCGGTTTGGGCACCCTCCGACAGCGCTTGCTGCAACTGGTTCATTACGCTGTGTCGATGAACGCAGAAATGGGCGAACTTCCCGCATCGGATTCTCCTGCCCAGCAGTCTCGCCGCTCCTACGACTTCCCCTAG
- the galE gene encoding UDP-glucose 4-epimerase GalE — translation MGSTNQPTILVTGGAGYIGSHAVLSLQQAGYEVLVLDNLVYGHRELVEDVLKAKLIVGEIGDRPLLDQIFASRTIDAVMHFAAYAYVGESVKEPAKYYRNNVVGTLTLLEAMHAAGINKLVFSSTCATYGIPNVVPIPEDYPQNPINPYGATKLMIERVLKDFGAAYGLQSVIFRYFNAAGADPQGRLGEDHNPETHLIPLVLQTALGLRDAIQVFGTDYPTPDGTCIRDYIHVTDLASAHVLGLEYLLNSGSSNIFNLGNGSGFSVNEVIEAARRITGRDIPVKACDRRPGDPPALIGSADRARDVLGWQPQYSRIDDIISHAWAWHLKRHGSTLVAS, via the coding sequence ATGGGTTCAACCAATCAACCGACGATTTTGGTGACGGGAGGTGCGGGATATATCGGCTCCCATGCGGTGCTATCGCTCCAGCAAGCGGGATACGAGGTTCTGGTTCTGGATAATCTGGTGTATGGGCATCGGGAACTGGTCGAAGACGTTCTGAAAGCGAAACTGATTGTCGGAGAGATTGGCGATCGCCCCCTGCTTGACCAAATCTTTGCCAGCCGCACCATCGACGCAGTGATGCACTTTGCCGCCTATGCCTATGTGGGCGAATCGGTCAAAGAACCCGCGAAGTATTACCGCAACAACGTAGTCGGCACGCTGACGCTGCTAGAAGCAATGCACGCCGCCGGGATCAACAAGCTGGTGTTTTCTTCCACCTGCGCCACCTACGGCATTCCCAACGTCGTGCCCATCCCTGAAGACTATCCCCAGAACCCCATCAATCCCTACGGCGCGACCAAGCTGATGATTGAGCGAGTGCTGAAGGACTTTGGCGCAGCCTACGGTCTGCAATCGGTGATCTTCCGATATTTCAACGCGGCGGGTGCTGACCCCCAAGGTCGATTGGGCGAAGACCACAACCCCGAAACCCACCTGATTCCCCTGGTGCTGCAAACGGCACTGGGGCTGCGCGATGCTATTCAGGTGTTCGGCACGGACTATCCTACCCCCGACGGCACCTGCATCCGTGACTATATCCATGTGACGGATCTGGCGTCGGCCCATGTGCTGGGGCTGGAATACCTGCTCAACAGCGGCAGCAGCAATATTTTTAACCTGGGGAATGGCAGTGGCTTCTCGGTGAACGAGGTCATTGAGGCAGCTCGTCGGATTACGGGCCGGGACATCCCGGTGAAGGCGTGCGATCGCCGCCCTGGAGACCCCCCCGCGCTCATCGGCAGCGCCGACCGGGCCCGGGACGTTCTGGGCTGGCAGCCGCAGTATAGCCGCATTGACGACATCATTTCCCACGCTTGGGCCTGGCATCTGAAGCGGCATGGAAGCACCCTGGTTGCCTCATAG
- a CDS encoding CHAT domain-containing protein: MTLPSIDSHDSQSRSQSWLLLLLFTSLIGGLSLLAALVGQSAQAQTPDPPQTLEAAIRQDEADRLLREGVQAYSASQFAVALDRWQAALAIYQELGDRPGRTVALTNIGEAHRSLGQYAEAIAAFTQALPIAQETGDRRRQGLILGNLGVTYYSTGDYTLALENLQQAQAIAQELGDREGIATALLNQAVVYRALGQPEEADRRVQQARTAGGEAEVASQPTGDTMTQLERELRIAQEQGDRQGEAAIQGAIGVLWLNQRQYDRAIAAMQSQLDIAREIGDRSLEATALNNLGLVHVELQQYPQAMDMLQDSLLVKQEIGDREGEARTLPNLGRLFLEQDQPAMAIVFLKQAVNLWEALRAGLQQTNPDIQQTYTDRVSSTYRLLADLLLRQDRVLEAQQVLDLLKVQELDDYLRDVRGNEQTGRGIALSEEERNMLNLYDRAIAQGRELARLRAIAPDRRTPAQQQRLAVLVAAEQNLARTFDDFLNRPEVIAALDQLSRTTRRQNIDPVQFTALQNNLRNLNQNAVLLYPLVLDDRLELILVTPFSPPIRRTVNVPRTQLNQAILELRQSLTDIRVNPRPSAERLYNWLVRPLEADLAQANTQTIVYAPDGQLRYIPLAALHDGTQWLAQRYRVNYITAASLTEFDRRPQRDLRVLAGAFVQGEVSVRVGTRELQFPGLPFAGIEVENIAAQIPNTQKLIDAQFSPQATIPRMNDYTVVHLATHAQFVAGSPEETFIVFGNGDRVTLQDASRWSLPNVELIVLSACQTAVSGESNGEEILGFGFQMQRTGARAAIASLWRVNDEGTEALMTQFYRLLNPKTISKAEALQQAQISLIQDNQPPFFWAPFILIGNGL; this comes from the coding sequence ATGACGCTTCCGTCCATCGATTCCCACGATTCCCAGTCCAGATCCCAATCTTGGCTGCTGTTGCTGCTATTCACCAGTTTGATCGGCGGTCTGAGTTTGCTAGCTGCGCTGGTGGGGCAGAGCGCTCAGGCTCAAACCCCAGACCCGCCGCAGACGCTAGAAGCGGCAATTCGCCAGGATGAGGCCGATCGCCTGCTGCGAGAGGGCGTGCAGGCCTATAGCGCCAGTCAGTTTGCCGTTGCGCTAGACAGATGGCAGGCGGCCCTGGCGATCTATCAAGAGTTGGGCGATCGCCCCGGCCGCACGGTTGCGCTAACCAACATTGGCGAAGCCCACCGCAGCTTGGGGCAATATGCCGAAGCCATCGCTGCCTTTACCCAGGCACTCCCCATTGCCCAGGAAACGGGCGATCGCCGTCGGCAAGGGCTGATTTTGGGTAATTTGGGCGTGACCTATTATTCCACGGGCGACTATACCCTGGCCCTAGAAAATTTGCAGCAGGCGCAAGCTATTGCTCAGGAATTGGGCGATCGCGAGGGCATCGCCACAGCGCTGCTAAATCAGGCGGTCGTCTATCGGGCGCTGGGCCAGCCAGAGGAGGCCGATCGCCGCGTGCAACAAGCTCGGACGGCTGGCGGCGAGGCAGAAGTAGCTTCGCAGCCCACTGGGGACACAATGACTCAACTGGAACGAGAACTGCGAATTGCCCAGGAACAGGGCGATCGCCAAGGCGAGGCTGCGATTCAGGGCGCTATTGGCGTGCTGTGGCTCAACCAGCGCCAGTATGACCGGGCGATCGCCGCCATGCAAAGCCAGTTGGACATTGCCCGCGAGATTGGCGATCGCTCCCTCGAAGCCACCGCGCTCAACAACCTGGGACTGGTGCATGTCGAGCTTCAGCAATATCCCCAGGCGATGGACATGCTGCAAGACTCGCTGCTGGTGAAGCAGGAAATTGGCGATCGCGAAGGCGAAGCCCGCACCCTGCCAAATCTGGGGCGACTCTTTTTGGAGCAAGACCAGCCTGCAATGGCGATCGTGTTCTTGAAGCAGGCGGTGAACCTGTGGGAAGCGCTGCGGGCCGGGCTGCAACAGACCAACCCCGACATTCAGCAGACCTACACCGACCGGGTATCCAGCACCTATCGCCTGCTCGCAGATTTGCTGCTGCGCCAGGATCGGGTGCTGGAAGCACAGCAGGTCTTAGATTTGCTCAAAGTGCAGGAACTAGACGACTATCTGCGCGACGTGCGCGGCAACGAGCAGACGGGGCGCGGCATTGCCCTCTCTGAGGAAGAGCGAAACATGCTCAACCTCTACGATCGGGCGATCGCCCAGGGGCGAGAACTGGCCAGACTGCGGGCGATCGCCCCCGACCGCCGCACCCCCGCTCAGCAGCAGCGCCTCGCCGTGCTGGTCGCCGCCGAGCAAAATTTGGCCCGCACCTTCGACGATTTCCTCAATCGTCCAGAGGTGATCGCCGCCCTAGATCAGCTTAGCCGCACCACGCGCCGCCAAAACATTGACCCGGTGCAGTTCACCGCGCTGCAAAACAATCTGCGAAACCTGAATCAAAACGCCGTCTTGCTCTATCCGCTGGTGCTAGACGATCGGCTAGAGCTAATTTTGGTTACGCCCTTTTCGCCGCCCATCCGCCGCACGGTGAACGTCCCGCGCACCCAGCTCAATCAGGCGATTTTGGAACTGCGGCAATCCCTGACCGACATTCGGGTCAACCCCAGACCCAGTGCTGAGCGCCTTTACAATTGGCTAGTGCGCCCGCTCGAAGCAGACCTGGCCCAAGCCAACACCCAGACGATTGTCTATGCCCCAGACGGGCAACTGCGCTACATTCCGCTGGCGGCGCTGCACGACGGCACGCAATGGCTAGCCCAGCGCTATCGGGTTAACTACATCACTGCCGCCTCCCTCACAGAGTTTGATCGACGACCCCAGCGCGACTTGCGGGTGTTGGCAGGGGCGTTTGTGCAGGGTGAAGTCAGTGTGCGAGTGGGGACGCGAGAACTTCAGTTTCCGGGGCTGCCGTTTGCAGGCATCGAGGTAGAGAATATTGCAGCCCAGATCCCCAACACGCAAAAGCTGATTGATGCCCAGTTCAGCCCCCAGGCAACCATACCCCGCATGAATGACTATACGGTGGTTCACCTGGCGACCCACGCGCAGTTTGTGGCGGGTTCGCCGGAGGAAACCTTTATTGTGTTTGGAAATGGCGATCGCGTTACGCTGCAAGATGCATCGCGCTGGTCGTTGCCCAATGTGGAACTGATCGTGCTGAGCGCCTGCCAGACCGCCGTCAGCGGCGAGAGCAATGGCGAAGAAATTCTGGGATTTGGCTTCCAGATGCAGCGGACTGGAGCCAGAGCGGCGATCGCCTCCCTGTGGCGGGTCAACGACGAAGGCACCGAAGCGCTGATGACCCAGTTTTATCGACTGCTGAATCCGAAAACAATCTCCAAAGCAGAAGCCCTC